The nucleotide window ACCGACTACATCGGAATGAAAACGGCAATGGACCTGCGCGGCGAATTCAACGATCGCCTGCAGCGGCTGCCGCTTTCGTTCTTCAACTGGACGCCCACCGGAAACCTGCTCACCCGCTCGCTCAACGACGTTCAGCAGGCCTCGTCGATCATAACCAACAGCCTGATCTCGCTGATTGGCGACAGCCTTACGCTCTTTGCCCTGGTCGGCGGCCTGTTCTGGATGGATTTCAGATTTGCCCTGCTGGCCTTCGTGGTGTTTCCGGTCGCGATTCTGCCGATCATCGGCGCCGCGAGAAAGGTGCGCAAAACTGCCCGCAGCGCGCAGCGCAAGCTCAGCGACATCTCGGTGCTGATGCAGGAGGCGGTGCAGGGATGCCGCGTGGTCAAGGCGTTCGGGATGGAGGAGTACGAATCCCAGCGCTTTCGCGCGATGCTCAAGAAACAGCTCCAGATGATGCGCCGGGTGCTGCGCGCCAGCGCCTTCAGCAGCCCGTTTATCGAGGTTCTCGGCGCCTTCGCGGTGGTGGCGGTGCTGTGGTACGGGGTCTCGGCGGTGATCGTGGGAACCCGCTCGCCCGGCACCTTCGGCGCGTTTATCGGTGCGATGCTGATTATCTACAGGCCGTTTAAAAGAATCGCGGGCACCAACAATTCGATCCAACAGGGCCTGGTCTCGGCCGAACGGGTGTTCACGATTATCGATCACCCGCCCGAGGTGTACGACGCTCCCGGCGCGCTCGAACTCAAACACGGCCCGCATAGCATCGAGTTCCGCAAGGTCTTGTTCCGCTACAACCCCGACGGCGACTGGGTGCTGCGCAACATCAACATGAAGATCGGCGCGGGCGAGACCGTGGCGCTGGTGGGGATGAGCGGCGGCGGCAAATCGACGCTGTCCGATCTGATTCCGCGCTTTTACGACCCCAACAAGGGCGAGATGCTGATCGACGGCATCGACGCCAAGCGCTACTCGCTCAAGTCGCTGCGCGCGGAAATCGGACTGGTATCGCAGCATACGTTCCTGTTCAACGACACGATCCGCACCAATATCGCCTATGGCGGCGGCACGGGAGACTTCGATGAGATCGTGGCCGCGGCCAAGGCCGCCAACGCCCATGACTTCATCGCCCGCCTGCCCAACGGCTATGACACCCTGGTGGGTGAGATGGGAGTGCGGCTCTCGGGCGGCGAGCGTCAGCGCTTGGCGATCGCGCGGGCGCTGCTCAAGAATGCGCCGATCCTGATCCTCGACGAGCCGACCTCGAACCTCGACTCTGAGGGCGAGCGCGTGGTGCAGGACGCGATCGAGCGGCTGATGGTGAACCGCACCACCCTGATGATCGCCCATCGGCTGTCCACCGTGCGCCGCGCCGATCGCATCTTCGTGATCGTCAACGGCGAGATCGTCGAAGCGGGCACCCACGAGGAACTCCTGGCGCTCGACGGCGCGTATCGCAAGCTCTGCGATCTGCAGTTCTATATGCCCGATGACGACGAAGCGCCCGCGCGCGGCGCGGCCAACGCCTAGCATGAGCGGATGTCAGCGCCACTGGCCTCGGCGATAATCGCCGTTTACAACGGAGAAGGATGCGTCGCGCGCGCGATCGACAGCGCGCTCGCGCAGCAAATCGAAAGCCTCGAGGTGGTCGTGGTCGACGACGGCTCGCGCGACGGCACGGCGCGCGTGCTCGCCGGTTACGGCGACCGCATCCGGGTCATCCGCAAGGAAAGAAACCGCGGGTTGGCCGCGGCGCGCAACATCGCCGTGGATCACGCGCGAGGACATTTCCTGGCCTTTCTCGACGCCGACGACGAATGGCTCCCCGGACGGCTTGAGAAAACGATCGCCGCCCTGCAGACCCATCCGACCACCACGATGGCCTTTTCCGACGTGGTGCCGATCGATCGCAATGGTATTGCGCTGGCGCCCACCTACCTGCATCCCGGCATGGCGCGCCCACCGTTGATGGAGAACCTGATGGAGGAGGGAGGATGGCCGATCCTGCCCAGCACCGTAACTATCCGGCGCTGGGTCTTCGACCGGGTCGGCGGCCAGGCGGAAGAATTCCGCGGCGCCGGGGGCTTCGATGACGCCGATTTATGGTTCTTACTGCGCGAACTGGGCGACTTCGCTTTCGTACCCGAACCGCTCGCGCGCTACCGGCTGACTCCGTTCGTCGAACGCATGCGCAAATACGCGCCCGGCTTCCGCGTCTTCACGCAGCGGATGCGCAAACGCTACGGCGAGCCGGGCGACAGGATGGTGCGGCGCTCGGCGGCGCTCTACCGCTGGCTGCTGACGGTAAAGGGCCTGCGCTGCCTCGAAGCGGGCGACATGCGCGAAGCGCGCAGCGCGCTGCTCTGCGTGCTGCGCTACCAACCCGACGTTTCATCGCCGCAGATGCGCCATCAATTGCGTGCGGTCATGACGAATCAGCCGATGGACGAAAACGGCAAGCGTCCCACGCTTCAGCGCGACGACGTGCTCAGGGCATGGTACGCGATGCTGCCCCATCGCGCGGCGCTTGCGACGATGCGCCGCAAAGGGCTCCTCCGGATTCCGCCTCCACCCCCAAGCCACGCCGGCTTCGCCGAAGAACTGCTCGCCGGCCGCGCGCCTCTCGCGCTCTACTAAAACCACGCGATGAATCAGCGCAACTGCCTGATCCTGGGCTCAGGCCGCAGCGGCACGAGCATGGCGGCCGGCATCCTCGCCAAGGCCGGCTACTTCATGGGCGACGAGATTTGGCCCGCCAACGAGAACAACCCCAAGGGACAATTCGAGGATCGCGAAGTCAACCAGATTAACGACGGACTGATCGCTTCCGTGTCGCCCAAGTCGCCGCCCCGCGCACTGCGCAAGCTGCTGTTCGGCGACGCCCCGGTGCTCGGCGAATTGCAGCACTGGGTTGCGGTGCTGCGCCCCGGCGTGACGATCGACTGTTCGACTGCGATGGGCCGGCGGATCGCGGCGGTGACGGCGCGCCGGCCGTTCTGCTTCAAGGACCCCAGGTTTTCGTACACGCTTCAGGTCTGGCGGCCGTATATCGGCGACGCGCTCCTGTTATGCGTTTTCCGCGACCCAGCCACGACGGCTGCAAGCATCGTCCGCTACCGCGAGCGCGCCGACTATATGAAGGACCTCGCGCTGGATACGCGCTGGGCGTTGAAGGTATGGGAGGCGATGTATCGCTGGATCCTGGAGGTGCACTATACACAGGGCGGCGATTGGATGTTCGTGCACTACAACCAGTTGCTTAATCATTCGGCGGACGCAGAGTTGACGCGCCGGCTGGGGGTCGGGATCGATCGCGATTTCGCCGCCCCCGAACTCAACCGCTCGCGGCCAAGCGCCGCCGTGCCGCGCCGCATGGTCCGACTTTATGAACGGCTCTGCGCGCTC belongs to Candidatus Binataceae bacterium and includes:
- a CDS encoding ABC transporter transmembrane domain-containing protein; protein product: ANGAIPYLIKETINSLSTLKAGNPLTLHRLHMLSLGILVVFVVRALTDFLASFLTDYIGMKTAMDLRGEFNDRLQRLPLSFFNWTPTGNLLTRSLNDVQQASSIITNSLISLIGDSLTLFALVGGLFWMDFRFALLAFVVFPVAILPIIGAARKVRKTARSAQRKLSDISVLMQEAVQGCRVVKAFGMEEYESQRFRAMLKKQLQMMRRVLRASAFSSPFIEVLGAFAVVAVLWYGVSAVIVGTRSPGTFGAFIGAMLIIYRPFKRIAGTNNSIQQGLVSAERVFTIIDHPPEVYDAPGALELKHGPHSIEFRKVLFRYNPDGDWVLRNINMKIGAGETVALVGMSGGGKSTLSDLIPRFYDPNKGEMLIDGIDAKRYSLKSLRAEIGLVSQHTFLFNDTIRTNIAYGGGTGDFDEIVAAAKAANAHDFIARLPNGYDTLVGEMGVRLSGGERQRLAIARALLKNAPILILDEPTSNLDSEGERVVQDAIERLMVNRTTLMIAHRLSTVRRADRIFVIVNGEIVEAGTHEELLALDGAYRKLCDLQFYMPDDDEAPARGAANA
- a CDS encoding glycosyltransferase family 2 protein, translating into MSAPLASAIIAVYNGEGCVARAIDSALAQQIESLEVVVVDDGSRDGTARVLAGYGDRIRVIRKERNRGLAAARNIAVDHARGHFLAFLDADDEWLPGRLEKTIAALQTHPTTTMAFSDVVPIDRNGIALAPTYLHPGMARPPLMENLMEEGGWPILPSTVTIRRWVFDRVGGQAEEFRGAGGFDDADLWFLLRELGDFAFVPEPLARYRLTPFVERMRKYAPGFRVFTQRMRKRYGEPGDRMVRRSAALYRWLLTVKGLRCLEAGDMREARSALLCVLRYQPDVSSPQMRHQLRAVMTNQPMDENGKRPTLQRDDVLRAWYAMLPHRAALATMRRKGLLRIPPPPPSHAGFAEELLAGRAPLALY
- a CDS encoding sulfotransferase — translated: MNQRNCLILGSGRSGTSMAAGILAKAGYFMGDEIWPANENNPKGQFEDREVNQINDGLIASVSPKSPPRALRKLLFGDAPVLGELQHWVAVLRPGVTIDCSTAMGRRIAAVTARRPFCFKDPRFSYTLQVWRPYIGDALLLCVFRDPATTAASIVRYRERADYMKDLALDTRWALKVWEAMYRWILEVHYTQGGDWMFVHYNQLLNHSADAELTRRLGVGIDRDFAAPELNRSRPSAAVPRRMVRLYERLCALARYDTARAATIAAEA